One Streptomyces sp. NBC_00223 genomic window carries:
- the uvrC gene encoding excinuclease ABC subunit UvrC, whose product MADPSSYRPKPGQIPDSPGVYKFRDEHRRVIYVGKAKSLRQRLSSYFQDITHLHQRTATMVTTAASVEWTVVSTEVEALQLEYSWIKEFDPRFNVKYRDDKSYPSLAVTMNEEFPRVQVMRGPKRKGVRYFGPYAHAWAIRETVDLLLRVFPVRTCSAGVFKRSNQIGRPCLLGYIGKCSAPCVGRISPEGHRELAEEFSDFMAGHTGTYLRRLEQAMKDAAGKMEYEQAARLRDDLEALRRAMEKNAVVLADATDADLIAVAEDELEAAVQIFHVRGGRVRGQRGWVTDKVEAVETADLVEHALQQLYGEESGDAEQSGGSGGVPKEVLVPALPEPAEPVAQWLSQRRGSHVSLRIPQRGDKKDLMATVARNAQQALALHKTKRASDLTTRSRALEEIAAALDLDTAPLRIECYDISHLQGDDVVASMVVFEDGLARKSEYRRFQIKSFAGQDDVRSMHEVISRRFRRYLQEKQRTSEWEETVGDGAAHAAAESGEVPAEPVAGPIDPDTGRPRKFAYPPQLVVVDGGQPQVAAARRALSELGIDDVAVCGLAKRLEEVWLPGDDDPVILPRTSEGLYLLQRVRDEAHRFAIAYQRSKRSKSMKAGVLDAVPGLGATRRQALLKHFGSLKRLRSASVEEICQVPGIGRHTAETVVATLASAAPAAPAVNTATGEIMEEDDGTPTGPGPDSGPSDHRGIST is encoded by the coding sequence ATGGCAGACCCCAGCAGCTACCGACCGAAGCCGGGCCAGATCCCCGACTCCCCAGGGGTCTACAAATTCCGCGACGAGCACCGCAGGGTGATCTACGTCGGCAAGGCCAAGAGCCTGCGCCAGCGCCTGTCGTCGTACTTCCAGGACATCACCCACCTCCACCAGCGCACCGCCACGATGGTCACCACGGCCGCCTCCGTGGAGTGGACGGTCGTCTCCACCGAGGTCGAGGCGCTCCAGCTCGAATACTCCTGGATCAAGGAGTTCGACCCGCGGTTCAACGTCAAGTACCGCGACGACAAGAGCTATCCCTCGCTCGCCGTGACCATGAACGAGGAATTCCCACGCGTCCAGGTCATGCGCGGCCCCAAGCGCAAGGGCGTGCGCTACTTCGGGCCGTACGCGCACGCGTGGGCGATCCGCGAGACCGTCGACCTGCTGCTGCGCGTCTTCCCCGTACGCACCTGCTCCGCCGGGGTGTTCAAGCGCTCGAACCAGATCGGCCGGCCCTGTCTGCTCGGCTACATCGGCAAGTGCTCCGCGCCCTGCGTCGGCCGGATCAGCCCCGAGGGCCACCGCGAACTGGCCGAGGAATTCAGCGACTTCATGGCCGGACACACCGGCACCTATCTGCGCCGGCTGGAGCAGGCCATGAAGGACGCCGCCGGGAAGATGGAGTACGAGCAGGCCGCCCGGCTCCGGGACGACCTGGAGGCGCTGCGCCGCGCCATGGAGAAGAACGCGGTGGTGCTCGCCGACGCCACCGACGCCGACCTGATCGCCGTCGCCGAGGACGAACTCGAAGCCGCCGTGCAGATCTTCCACGTCCGCGGCGGCCGGGTGCGCGGCCAGCGCGGCTGGGTCACCGACAAGGTCGAGGCCGTGGAGACCGCCGACCTGGTCGAGCACGCCCTCCAGCAGCTCTACGGCGAGGAGAGCGGCGACGCCGAGCAGTCCGGCGGCAGCGGCGGAGTGCCCAAGGAAGTGCTGGTCCCGGCGCTGCCCGAGCCCGCCGAGCCGGTCGCCCAGTGGCTCTCACAGCGCCGCGGCTCCCATGTCAGCCTGCGCATTCCGCAGCGCGGCGACAAGAAGGACCTGATGGCCACCGTGGCGCGCAATGCGCAGCAGGCGCTGGCCCTGCACAAGACCAAGCGCGCCTCGGACCTGACCACCCGCTCCCGCGCCCTGGAGGAGATCGCCGCCGCCCTCGACCTCGACACCGCGCCGCTGCGGATCGAGTGCTACGACATCAGCCACCTCCAGGGCGACGACGTGGTCGCGTCCATGGTGGTCTTCGAGGACGGCCTGGCCCGCAAGAGCGAGTACCGCCGCTTCCAGATCAAGTCGTTCGCGGGGCAGGACGACGTCCGCTCCATGCACGAGGTGATCTCCCGGCGGTTCCGCCGCTACCTCCAGGAGAAGCAGCGCACCAGCGAGTGGGAGGAGACCGTCGGCGACGGGGCCGCCCACGCCGCGGCCGAGAGCGGCGAGGTGCCCGCCGAGCCGGTCGCCGGGCCCATCGACCCCGACACCGGCCGGCCCCGCAAGTTCGCCTATCCGCCGCAGCTCGTGGTGGTCGACGGCGGGCAGCCGCAGGTCGCCGCGGCCCGCCGCGCCCTCAGCGAGCTGGGCATAGACGACGTCGCCGTCTGCGGCCTGGCCAAGCGGCTCGAAGAGGTGTGGCTGCCCGGGGACGACGACCCGGTGATCCTGCCGCGGACCAGCGAGGGGCTGTATCTGCTCCAGCGGGTCCGCGACGAGGCGCACCGCTTCGCCATCGCCTACCAGCGCAGCAAGCGCTCCAAGTCGATGAAGGCCGGCGTGCTGGACGCGGTGCCGGGGCTCGGCGCGACCCGCAGGCAGGCCCTGCTCAAGCACTTCGGCTCGCTGAAGCGGCTGCGCTCGGCGAGTGTGGAGGAGATCTGCCAGGTCCCGGGGATCGGCCGCCACACGGCGGAGACGGTCGTGGCGACCCTGGCGTCCGCGGCCCCGGCCGCACCCGCGGTGAACACCGCGACCGGAGAGATCATGGAAGAGGACGACGGTACGCCGACCGGCCCGGGACCGGACAGCGGCCCGTCCGACCATCGGGGGATCAGCACATGA